A stretch of DNA from Cryptococcus neoformans var. neoformans JEC21 chromosome 13 sequence:
TGCGCAGTATGAATCACACTTACTACTGGGTGGCGTagttgatgatgttttGGCCGGACCAGTACTGGATAATCCATACCAGCATGACCTAGATTTGTGTAAGGGTTGATACGCTCCTTTAATGTGATGTAATGGGACACTTACAATTTCAGTTCGACGCAGATTGGAACCTTTGAAACAGTCTAAGAAAGAAGCGCCTTGAGTTTCTGCTTTCTCCATTTCGATGGTATGTTTCATGAGGGCGATTTGTTGATCAACGAGCTGATCGGTGAGGTATTCAGATGGTGCAAGTCGCTTAGTAGTCGCTCGGGCGTCGTCTTCGCGGCCGACTTTGACAAGGTACCAAGGACCTGCAGTTCCATGAAACCTGTGAGCGATCGTATGGATCCAGGGGTGGCAATGCACTCACTTTCAGGAGCGAAACACGCAATGACGAACAATGGTACTGGCCACACCCATTGAATCATGAAAGGGATTCTCCAGCCCCATTGACTGTCTAGCTCGAGAGAGGCCCGAACCACCCCAGCAGAGAGCAAGAGTCCAAAGCCCCAGCACATGTTGACAAATGCGGTGAGGTAACCTCGCATGGCAAGAGGACAGATTTCGGCAGCGTAAGCGGTGGAGAGGGTTTCTATGGATGGTTAGATGAGCACATAATACCCCATGTCAGTGTATATACTTACGGAAGATACCCCATGGGATACCACACAGGATTTCACCTCCAAAAAGCATGGGCAACGAAGTCGAAAACactggaaggaagatagTCCCTACCATCACGGCCATGGCAGTCAAGTAAACTTTTTTGGAACCAAACTTGGGTTGTGCCCATCCGTTGATAGCTAGACCGATCATTTGTCCGATCGAGGTCGCGTTGTTCAACGCAGCTTGCCAATTGGCAGGGATATACTTCGTTCCATCCGCAGCGGTACTGCCGAACTtgttcaagaaggaagccTGACCCCAGAACGAGTTGATCTGAGTGAGGCTGTCAGTACAGTATACAATGGTCAAGCGATCATAACTCACGATGCCGACATCATAGCCCTCCATTACAAGAGCAAGGGAAAGAGCCATGGACCACAAAGCAGCTTTGTAGTAAAGTCGGAAGGTCTTTTTGAAGCCCAGTTCTTTCTCTGCAGCTGCCGCCGAGAGTGCACTCTGCACGAGCGTTGGATCAGCATAGAAAAGCTGCTCGGCATGTTTGCCGGCAATACGGGTTGTCTTGTCGCTGTGTGACAACATGAAGAAAATAAGGACTTTGATAGACCATAGACCATGTTGGAAAAGATCGGTTTTATATGTTTCTGCCTCCAGGATAAGATAGGGCCGATCGGGGGCTCCAGCAGAACGAACTGATAGAAATCACTGATCATATGATGGTATTGTTCGGGATGTGATAAGGCAGATCAGGTACTGCAGAGGAACGAATTGATAAAATCACTGGTGTGGAACTGTCCCCGATTGGACGAGCGTCACATGGACGGTGTCGGCAACTTTTTTTAGAAAAATAAACAGTCGGAATCGGGGGAAAAGTTGCCGACCAAGTCCCTGCGCTGCGCGACATTCCCGTTCATAAATCGGTGTTGTCAATATAACACACGGGTATTCCCGTTCGTATCTGACAATTCCCGTTCATAAATCGTTGTTGTCAATATAACACACGGATATTCCCGTTCGTATCCCGGCCATTTAATATCGCCTCATCACAGTCTTCCCGTTCGTCgtctcatcatcaagctATTGATTGTCAATACACGCCTACATATTCCCGTTCTCCTGTCTATCACACCATTTGTGCATTCTTCCCGTTTTTATGGGAAGACTAATAGCGTCATGTGGCCACTTCAGCAGCAGACATAATGCGTAGTAGTGTCCAAGGCTAAGTCCAAGGCTAAGGAAGACAGCTGATCGGCTGGAAAGACTCCGACGCGGATTGAACGATCGGGAGCTCTTTCATTTCCGCCGGAAGAGTAGGCCGGTAGAGAGTGATCAAGACTATATATGCCCGCACTCCCCCCCCACCCTTGTGTACATTTGGCTTTCACAGCAGACTTGCAGCGACATGATTAGCGTGCGACTCAATGAGTACAACCTTCCTGAGGGAAAGGACGAGGACAAGGTCAGCTTCGACCTTGCTGAACTTGACAACTTATCAGACTGGTCCGGCTGGGCGTTTTATCGCATTGCGTGAGTGTTTACGAATCATTCAGAAGGTTACCTGACTATAATGCACAGGCCCACTTGGATCGAAGCCCGACCGCTTGACAATGTCAGTCTGCTGTCTAATCAGCTGACAACTCATCTGCTGCTCGTGAAGCGTAAATCTCAGCCCGATCATATTGCTTGCGTTTATCCtatttcatcctcctccgccctcAGTAACATCGTAAACGATAATGGCGATATCAAAGTACAGCTCAGACGAGCAAAGGGAAATAGTGATGCGAAAGCAGCTGTTGTTATTGGGACGGCGTCAGACGCTAGCCAGTTGAACTGTTTGATTGGGGATGTGGTGCGAACAGCAAGAGGTTGGCTCCTTGACGTACCAGCAAAAGAAGTTGTCGATTTCAagtcttttccttctggCGGACCGCTCGATGGCGTAGGCTTCTGTACCTGGAGCAGTCTAGGAGAGGGTGAGTGACATAAGCCTGGCGTACAACTAACTCTTTGGATAGATATTCGTCCTGATAGAGAAAACATGTCAGGGTTATTTAATGCCCTTACGGATCACAATCTGCCTATCCAATCGTTCATCCTTGACGACGGCTGGCTCAACCAAAAAACGTATGAGAAAGGTGATTCCTCCCCTTTCGTATCCACGACAGGGCCCGAGGAGGAGCGAGGGACATGGCAGTTGAGAGGATTGTACGATTTTGACGCTTGGTCCGGGTTGGGTCATGATGGGATCAAAATGATAGTGGACGAAGCGACAACTCGTCTCAGTAAGATTGACGGCGTTAAAGACACCATTCAAGTGGGAGTCTGGATGTCGTGAGTAATGGAACCTCAGATGTCGAACATATGTCTGATATATTTCTCTAGTCTTGTCGGAGGATATTGGGACGGTATCTCACCAGACTCTCCCCTCATTGCCAAGTACAAGTGTCGGCCATACCCGGCCTCGCGTGCTCGTCTCCCTGGTATATCTAACGAACCTTTCACCGTGGGCTTCTTACCCGGTGGTAAGGGAACCTACTggcttccacctccttccgAGTCACTCAGGTTTTGGCGCGATTGGTTCAACTACCTAAAGTCTCAAGGTGTGGATTTCCTCAAAGTGGACAACCAGGGCAGTATGAGTCTTGTGGACGGGACGGAAGGTGTCGAATGCCAGCATGCGATCTGGGAGAATATGGTCAAAGCTTCAGATGAGGTGTTCGGAAAGGGCAAAGTGATCCATTGCATGTCGCACCATGAAAGTATCTGGGGTGGCATACAAGGCCTGGGAATTGTGACTGAAGGCGAAAAATTTGTCTGGCGGTGAGCACGAATACGTTATAGTCGCAATAGCATCTGTCGCTGACTAGCAAGTCGACCACAGAAATTCCGATGATTTCGGTCTGGGACACAAAAAGGCGAATGCGCACCAACAACACATCTTCACCAATTTGTCAAACTCTCTTCTCACTTCACATCTCGCTATGATCCTAGACGCCGATATGTTCATGAGCGCAGAGCAAGATCCCGTCCCACACGCCTTTCTTCGAGCACTTTACCCGGGACCTTTGCTCCTGAGCGACCGACCTGGCATACATGACTCCCGTCTGTTAGGCAGAATGATTTCCAAGGACAAAACTGGCATCGCGCGGGTGATTAAGACGCAGCATCCTGCAGTTCCTTTGAGTCACCGAGCTCTCGATATCGATGTGATTGGTAAAGGCGAGGGTTCTGGTCTCTACGCAGCTGCTCCTACTGAGGCAGGAGTCATTCTGGGTGTTTGGAATGTTCGAGAGGATAACGACAATGGTCGAGTCGTCGACAAATTGACTTTTACAGATGTCAAATACGCTTTAAACGGAAAGGATATGTCATCACCGTGGCTTATTGTGGAAAGTGACTTGGAAAAGGGGGGCATCAGCCGAACTGGACTCCTATCCTCGTCGGACGCAGTCATCACCGACATTGTCCTTGAACGAATGAAAGCGGCGAGTTTCTGGCTAACTCCCCTCAGGCCTGTAAACAAGGTAGGGGTTGCTGTGCTCGGCTTGACCAAACATTTCGCCGGTCTAATGGCGGTGACCGATGTCCAAAGTAACGACAGTGAGTTTGAAAATTACTCTTCGAGTGAAGAGTACCCGCTGAAAGATGTCTTAGCCCGAGTGACTGCTCAGGTCAACGGAGAAGGTACATTCGGATTTGTCGTCGTCTCGTCCCAGCGACCAATGTACACCATCCACGTGGATGACCAAGTACAGGATGCCACACTCGCCTTAACTCCAAGTTTCCACGGCGTCGATAAGGTATGGTTGATAGAAACCGAAATACGGGCAAATGGAACCAGAGGAGACGGATGGACGGTTGCGATAGATATCTTAGGCTGATCGTAGCACCAATAATGAATGCAAGAGTAATACATCGATTATAAACCTTTCCGAGGAAGCAAGGCCATGACACAATGGGCGATCGAAAATCgggaatggaaggagtCCCACTTATCCATGAGGAATTCATGAACAAACAACGGCAATTTTGGTTTTCATCAACACGGTCCGGATAATCCTGtgatccttctttttcccaaTTTTACGTAGTTGCTGTTTCTTCTGATACCAAACGAGCGCATATTACCGATCTGAGAGCTTGCATGAAGACGATTACAAAGCTTGAACTGGGCAGCTGAGATCCTCAGAGGTGATAGCATCCATTCTGATTATGTTAATAAGGTGGCTTTGCTGTACCTCTTCCTTGTTGCGATGGATGCCATACAGTTTCGCGATGCGTTGAACATGTGCGAACGATATCCGAACCAAGGCGCTATCGGCTAAACTCGCCCCAAAGAGTGCGACAAGACCAGGTGAACCGGCTTAACCGCATTTATATCTGTTAGGTCTCGAGGGCGCTCGGTATAGTTCCTCTCCAACGGTCGGACACAGTACAGGGCCAACACGgcgaaggatggaaggccgCGAGAAGATATGATGAACTATACACCTCGATCGAAAAGCCACAGTTAACTTACcagaaaaaaacaaaatctcttgcttctttgcCGGGCCCAGCAATGCTATGGCGCTCTGAGACCACATAAAACCGAATCCATCTGTAGCGAGACAGAACGCAACAGAGATAACTGCAAGGACGGGAATCCCAACACCACCACAGACTCCCCGCCATACAGAGAACGAAAACGCACCCTAGCATTGAGGCGGAGCGGAGGGCCATCGTTGAAGCGGGTTTCATTCCTTAAGTAGCAGCAACATGAGCGATATAACGCAGCAACCGTACTTCAAGGAGTAAGAGAAGACTCGCCTGTCAGCGATCCCCAAAGCAGTTGCATTACGATGCAGCTGACATTAAAAGCAGCGAGGAAATCTGCACCCGATGTCTTCACACATATTTTGACATCATATTGACCTCTAGATGAATGATTTACATGAGTCACTAATTGACCATTATGTGAGTCACACACGGTTTGGGCGTGCATGACCTGAACGTGATAATGCACCTATAACTGGCTATTACGACATGACCAGTTAAGTTCCACGCGAAGTTGACAGATGATTCTTTCAAGGCCACACCTTGTATACTGCAAAACCTGTTGTGGTAAAGCTTCAAGTTTCCCACGTGTACAGGCCAAATGTAACGATCGGATGTTATGGGTGAAAATATCACTCGGAAGTGATCTGGCCACGAGAGCGAATACCTACTATTTAGGTTTGAGATGTGACACATGCACAACATATATCTGTTTGCCCAAGTTCACCGGATACATGATTAAAACGATGAACCGCATGACAATCTTCGTCACAACACACAATATTATCCTCTATTGACCTGGTGGTCCAGCAAAAGTCACTTTCCCTCCCGTTACAGCTTCACTGACTTTATCTGTACTTTCCAACACCCAAGTTGCACCTTCATCACTACATAACCattctccaccttccaatTCATCAGgtactccttcttccaacccaGCCTTTTTCAACCCGAAAACGTGGCTTGTAAGTTGAGGACCAACACCTCGTTGTGCTCGAAGACATGTTATGGCGATGATGGAAGTTAAAATACGGCCGATtctgggagaaggaagactAGGAGGATCGGCGAGTAGAGCACCATAGTGTGAGTTGAGAATATGTACGGGGAGATCAGGATGGGAAGCAGCGAGCTTGGCGAGAAGTTTTTCATGATGAGGTGTGTAGATAGCGTCCCATAATGATCGGCTGCGAGAGGTAATCTCGGCGATGTTGGATGCGTCAGGTTGGCTAAAAGATGCACTGGTCAGTGACCTGCCATCGATGGTGAAAGATGCGGTGGTTAGGTTGTCAAACGGCTTAGGAGCAAGCTGCAACGAGCTAAAGCCCAGCTCAacacagaagaagaatggagcGCAGGTGTGCAACAACCACTATATGAAAGAACATGATGGATGGCTCACCGATATGCCTGCGTAGTTAAAGCATGTTTTACATCATCTGGCAGATGAGCTCTCAAAGCCCCGAGTCCATTGATAGTACGTGGGATCTACAGTTAATCAGCTTAAAGTCATATCGCAAACTTTATCAATATTTACCCCGTTGAAAGAAATACATTTCAGTCCGACCTCCCTCATTACCTCAGCATTCTCCTTACTCCTCCCGGCGTAATCCCATAATTGACAGATAGCATCAGGCGAGTTGACAGTGAGCAAGGCAGCGGTACCAAGGGTTAACCAAGCATGTCGAGACAAGTTGGAAGGCGCTTTCGATCGGATTGTATCGAATAGTTTTGAAGTGATTGCCGGTGATGGAGCTGGAATTCCCGAGGGTAACGCGCTGGATAAGTTGAGAACGGATTTCAAAGAAGGCGATAGCTTGACAGAAGCCGCGGCCACCTTGTAGGCCTGTGACGATGGATACATTGTggatgatgtggaggaagatttatgtaggaaaagagaaattACACTTATTCAAGTGATAAAACCATTTAAGCTATGCGATCACGTATTCACTTTAGCCGATATCGGCGTTCTATAACGTAACGAACTCACGCCGGATCCAATCCACCTGGACGATCAGTTGTGCAACTACAGTGCAATTGATATAAATGGATAATATATCATTTCAGTGCATGCCGTCGTTGAATGAATTCCTCGTCGGTTCGCGAGCGCCATGTTGGTTTATATTCTACTGCACGCAGATCCACCCTCCTAAAGGATGTATGGCAAGTCGTTCAAACATCTactttttccctcttcttcggcttTCTCGCTTACAACCTCAGTGCACCCCTCAATGGCTAATAGAGACAGCCTCCTgtccacctcctcgtccaccacctacccctccaccttttcAAGTCTGTCCATGTCCGCCCTAGGCCTCACAGACTCGCCTCTTCCTAGCAGATCCAAAGGTCCTTCCCCTGCTGGCTCTATGCCACCAAGTCCGAGTCGACGCCCAGCCATTCGAGCTTCAGCTTCGAAATCCTCTCTCAGACAGGAAGTTACTACCAACGCTGCCGCACGCGTAGCACAACAGCATTCTGCTGAGTTTGCTCGTATGCCTCGTCAGCGGGTTTCGCAAGTTAATTTGAGGGAGAATGTAGCTTCTGGTCAGACTCCCAAACCTCCTATACCGGCCAAATCACCGTCTACCCGGCCTCCAGCAGTTAAACCTGCATCTGCTCCCCAAACTGCTCAGCATCCAAACCAGAGAAAAAGTATCCAAGCCACGGCACGGGCGAATCTTGTCACGAGGAAAGCCGTGCCGTCACCGGCGCACAACGAGGTCACTATGGCTGATGAATGGGAAGCAGAGCTAGTCAAAGATGCTCAAAAACTTAATCTTGGCCCTTCATCCCGAAAACCCGAGATTGCCAGAGAACTTGTTGAGCAAAGGCACAATGACGGTGAATGGGAGAGgtttggagaggaaaagtCAACTGctagagaggaagaggataggCGCCGGCGAGAGCCAGGGAGGGAAGTTGGTAAGTGCTTGACTAGATTATTCCAAATATATCATTAAGCTGACAAGAGCAGCCTTTCCCCCTAGTATGCCCCGTACTCCAATCCGAGCTGTAACAGCTGGCGTTACGTCTGTTCATGTAGGTGTCCGTCCTCGACTTCACCCTTCACGTGCGTCGGAATCTATGATGCGTAATCAGCCCGACGTCAACGTTCCAAACCCACTGTTTTCTCCAGCCATTTCCAATCCCGAACTATTCGGAGAAGAAtctcgcccttcttccacagcCAACCATACCCCAGACTTGCTCAAAAAGGCACAAAAGGAATATGAGGATTGGCTTGCTAGGAAAgcagagagagaaggagatatGGAGTCAAGTGGAATGAGGAATTGGGAGCCTAGAGAACGAGCTATTGCACGACCTTTTGGTTTCTCGCCTCAGTCTGCCAATAGTGTGCATACGGCGTCGTCTCTTGAATCCTCGCCAACCGAGGTGGCGTCTTGGGCTTCTGGATATCCCGCTGGGCAGTCTCAAACCGCCATGTCCGAACAGACTGCGCCACCTCAATCGGAAGACCAACAAGCGGCAATTGATGTTGCTCAGCGACAAGCAATGGTACCTTATGGCTATGAAGCGTACTATGCTCATCCGGCTTATTGGGACCCTTCTTATTGGTGGGGCATGTACGAGGACCCGAATGTCATGGCAGTACATGCTGCGAACCCTTCAACGTGAGTGATTAATGGTTACAGGATGGCATTAAACAGATGCAGTCAGGATCCAAAGACTATGAACCAAGTGGATATGCcgaaggagggagagatgacCTCTGAGGAGCAACAAGCATACGGGTTGTGAGTCAAAGTCCCTTTCGTCGGTCTCCTTTATACAAAGGATGTCTGTAGATTTCGATCTGCCTTTGCAGGACCTTGTGCCCCGCATTCATCCATTGTCCTACGGAATATGTGACACGAATATAGCTTGAAATTCGTACTCATTCGCTCCATTGAATTCCCATTTTCTGTATACCAAACCATCTGGttcctcttttcatcaTGTTTGGAATGtcgcctcctcttcacccgACGGCTTTGCAGTCCGCCGTGCAGTCAATCGGAGGGCAACAGCAGTACGACATGTCTGCTTACCAACAGCCTATGCCTCAACCTACCAGCTATGGTGGGATCGGCTTTGGTCTTGGCGGTGTAGGTCCCATGGGACCCTCATCTCAGAATGGCATGTCGATGATGGGTATGCCAATGGGTGATATAGCTCAACCTCGACGAATGGGTGTCGGTATGCCGGGAAGCTTTGGGTCCCCACAGTTCGTCATTTACTTTTCGTCTTCTGGTGGTTCCCCTTTTGCTCCTTTTcattctttgaataatCAATGGAGCTCATTTTTATGACTCGCATGGATTACTGCTTcttattttatttttttggCTGTGTGGCATCAACAAGGTATATAAGCTGACATTAtgtctccttttcccaacCATGTCACGGCCTCACCACATCTTGCTTTCAAACCCACAACATCGCCGCCGTTCACGCTCTCCCGGCCGTTCTTCTACGTCACCTACTCGCCGATACCATCGACAATGCCCTATTACTCCAATCACCTCATCGCTTCTCAACCCAAATCCATCCCCTAGGTCAAATATGATGATGTATAATCCTTATCAATGGGGCGGTGGTATGGGCGGTCAAGGAGCCGGGTATCCAGGGATGCAAAACCCGTATATGATGGGAAGGGACCCTTCAGTTATGGGATCGATGCCTGCTCTGAGCCAATCTTCCGGGACTGAAGATAAAAATCTCAGACCGTTCGATTCGACTAAAATGAAACAGGGCAGATTGGGACATTATGGGTATCTCGAGGGGAGGGGTGAGTGCGTTTGGAGGAATAAATTGCTGACAAGTATAAAACAGAACTCGCAGGTCCTCCTGTCGGCCATCTCCCTGCTGGTATGCAGTCTCAATACTCTCAAGCCGGTCACGGTACTACTACAGCCGGTCCTTCGAGCGCAAGTTATCAAGGCAACGGATCATGGGGTGACCTTGCCAGTATCCCTCGTGCGCGATATGACGGTGGTGTGTATTTTTATTTGGGTGGTGAGATCGATTAATTGATCTTTTTTTCCCGACTACCAACCACCTCTTCAGCCGCTTCCGCCACAGGCCACGTCCAAGCTGATCTCGACTCTCCGTACCCCCGGGCTCCCAACGGCAGTGTGACTACAGCTTGGACGCGATACGGGGCAGACGGCTCGGTGATGGAGGGGATGAATGGGAACGGTGCGGGTCGTAGGAGGTTGAGAGAAGGCAGGGTGTGATTGCATTTTATACTGTAAACATGCACGTGTTACATCTCGGGATTAATACAATGGTTTCTATGATGGCCGTGGATTACCGTGGAGCTATGATGGTCGTGGATTACCGTGGAGCTATGACGGTCGTGGATACCGTGGAGTCGGTGTCCAACCTATATTCTTCTGCGGCCTACTTGATCCTGATCCCGATCCCGACGCAGTCCTGCTCGCACTCACAGGCGTCCTCCCCACCGTCTTTTCCAACAATCTTTTCGCCGCCGGCGTCAAACTGTCCGCATGCCTCCTCGGCGTCGCCGGCGGACCCATACTGCCCGGTGCTTTTCCCAAAGCGGAAGACGAACTCTTCGCCGATCGGGACGTGAAACCCCTCGCTCTGTCGCTCATCGCCCTACTCGCCTTTTCGGCCAGCCGCCTTCCAAGCTCGTCCCGTCTTTTCGTCTCTGGCAACCTGAACGCCGGCCGTTCCTCTAGCggatcatcatcgcctttGCTGTCCTCCAAGGCGCGAGGGGTGGCGAGGAGGGTGCCCCAGGTgaggagggatgggaggTCGTGTGGGGAGGGCGAGGCGTCGGGTCGGACGAGTGGGTAGTTGTTCACGCTTGGCAGTTGGTCTGTGTCTCGGTCTGTGCCATGTCAGATGGGTCAGtacaaaacaaaaaaaaaaacctaCACGGTGTACCACGCACAGCGGCATCGATCAAACTCCTCGAGGGACTACTCCCCCTCACACTCTTTgattttcctcttccgtttTCCCCAGTCATACCCCCCACACCCGCCGTCCATGTGGGATC
This window harbors:
- a CDS encoding trehalose transport-related protein, putative, with the protein product MLSHSDKTTRIAGKHAEQLFYADPTLVQSALSAAAAEKELGFKKTFRLYYKAALWSMALSLALVMEGYDVGIINSFWGQASFLNKFGSTAADGTKYIPANWQAALNNATSIGQMIGLAINGWAQPKFGSKKVYLTAMAVMVGTIFLPVFSTSLPMLFGGEILCGIPWGIFQTLSTAYAAEICPLAMRGYLTAFVNMCWGFGLLLSAGVVRASLELDSQWGWRIPFMIQWVWPVPLFVIACFAPESPWYLVKVGREDDARATTKRLAPSEYLTDQLVDQQIALMKHTIEMEKAETQGASFLDCFKGSNLRRTEIVMLVWIIQYWSGQNIINYATQYLQTGGMTEDGAFNMFLGITCCYIVGTAACWYTMHHFGRRSIYIAGVALMVVWHVIIGSLGTVNSTKATLAIGIVMVIINFSTNATFFPVTYTIAAEVPATRVRAKTMVLGRGVYLISSIICNQITPRMFSVSEWNWGAKSSFFWMGCCLISLVYLWFRLPETKGRMFSELDVLFANEVPARQFKHTIVDELSAVTEEKYTEKGEIEYQENA